The following proteins are encoded in a genomic region of Saccharopolyspora antimicrobica:
- a CDS encoding AAA family ATPase, whose protein sequence is MTEAGNGESGGAGAAAARPADQVSTPARDAQLLERTVFEVKRVIVGQDRLVERVLTGLLAKGHILLEGVPGVAKTLAVETFARVVGGSFSRLQFTPDLVPADILGTRIYRQGSERFDVELGPVLANFVLADEINRAPAKVQSALLEVMAERHVSIGGQSYPMPSPFLVLATQNPIENEGVYPLPEAQRDRFLFKLPVEYPTAEEEREIIYRMGVAAPEPNAVLNPDELIRLQKVAASVFVHHALVDYVVRLVVATRLPNEHGLSDIASWVSYGASPRASLGIIAAARALALVRGRDYVLPQDVVDVVPDVLRHRLVLSYDALADGIPVEHIVNRVLQTVPLPQVSARPQAGPPAPAPVGGPGYGQPQHAPNPHQ, encoded by the coding sequence GTGACCGAGGCCGGCAACGGTGAGAGCGGGGGCGCCGGAGCCGCGGCGGCGCGTCCGGCGGACCAGGTGAGCACTCCGGCGCGCGATGCGCAGCTGCTCGAACGCACCGTGTTCGAGGTCAAGCGCGTGATCGTCGGGCAGGACCGGCTCGTGGAGCGGGTGCTGACGGGATTGCTGGCCAAGGGCCACATCCTGCTGGAAGGTGTTCCCGGTGTGGCCAAGACGCTCGCGGTCGAGACCTTCGCGCGGGTCGTCGGAGGCAGCTTCTCGCGCCTGCAGTTCACCCCCGACCTCGTGCCCGCGGACATCCTCGGCACCCGCATCTACCGGCAGGGCAGCGAGCGCTTCGACGTCGAGCTCGGCCCGGTGCTGGCCAACTTCGTGCTGGCCGACGAGATCAACCGCGCTCCGGCGAAGGTCCAGTCGGCGCTGCTGGAGGTGATGGCCGAGCGGCACGTCTCCATCGGCGGCCAGAGCTACCCGATGCCCTCCCCGTTCCTGGTGCTGGCCACCCAGAACCCGATCGAGAACGAGGGTGTCTACCCGCTGCCGGAGGCGCAGCGCGACCGCTTCCTGTTCAAGCTCCCGGTCGAGTACCCGACCGCGGAGGAGGAGCGGGAGATCATCTACCGGATGGGCGTGGCGGCCCCGGAGCCGAACGCGGTGCTCAACCCGGACGAGCTGATCCGGCTGCAGAAGGTGGCCGCCTCGGTGTTCGTGCACCACGCGCTGGTCGACTACGTGGTGCGCCTGGTGGTGGCCACCCGGCTGCCCAACGAGCACGGGCTCTCCGACATCGCGAGCTGGGTGTCCTACGGCGCCTCGCCGCGCGCCAGCCTGGGCATCATCGCCGCCGCGCGGGCCCTGGCGCTGGTGCGCGGGCGCGACTACGTGCTTCCGCAGGACGTGGTGGACGTGGTGCCGGACGTGCTGCGGCACCGGCTGGTGCTCTCCTACGACGCGCTGGCCGACGGCATCCCGGTGGAGCACATCGTCAACCGGGTGCTGCAGACCGTGCCGCTGCCGCAGGTCTCGGCCCGTCCGCAGGCCGGCCCGCCCGCGCCCGCCCCGGTCGGCGGGCCCGGTTACGGCCAGCCGCAGCACGCGCCCAACCCGCACCAGTGA
- the mobA gene encoding molybdenum cofactor guanylyltransferase, which translates to MAEFAAVVLAGGRARRLGGVDKLLLPIAGRTLLDRTLDAVAAADPLVVVGPRRTTARPVRWTAEDPPGGGPLAGLQAGLARLPLEARVVAVLAGDHPHLTPATITRLLDALRAAPEAAGAVLSDSGERLQWLVGVWRAGALREAMPADVRNRPLRAVLAPLAPLTVPAIEAEASDVDTPEDLRRADPTSE; encoded by the coding sequence GTGGCGGAATTCGCGGCGGTGGTGCTGGCAGGTGGCCGAGCGCGTCGGCTGGGCGGGGTGGACAAGCTCCTGCTGCCGATAGCAGGCCGGACCCTGCTCGATCGCACGCTGGACGCGGTCGCGGCCGCCGACCCGCTGGTCGTGGTCGGCCCGCGGCGCACCACGGCCCGGCCGGTGCGCTGGACGGCGGAGGATCCACCGGGCGGCGGCCCGCTGGCCGGGCTCCAGGCCGGATTGGCTCGGCTCCCGCTGGAAGCGCGCGTCGTCGCGGTCCTCGCCGGGGATCACCCGCACCTGACACCGGCCACGATCACCAGACTGCTCGACGCGCTGCGCGCAGCCCCGGAAGCTGCCGGAGCAGTGCTCAGCGATTCCGGCGAACGCTTGCAATGGCTGGTGGGGGTGTGGCGCGCCGGTGCACTGCGCGAGGCGATGCCCGCCGATGTCAGGAACCGCCCGCTCCGCGCGGTCCTGGCCCCGCTGGCTCCGCTGACCGTCCCGGCGATCGAGGCCGAAGCCTCCGATGTGGACACGCCGGAGGATCTCCGCAGGGCTGACCCCACGAGCGAATGA
- a CDS encoding GNAT family N-acetyltransferase, with protein MDIRPLDPADLPALLDLAVTVFGPFFEDSYRPHVGETVFANRHGDWREDYRRHLARLHAPESGKFAAVARADGQIAGFTGWILQTAEQHGEIDILAVSPAHRRLGIGATLAEHAMAHMRAAGAEVISISTGGDDFHAPARALYESLGFTPFPNVSYTKAV; from the coding sequence ATGGACATCCGTCCACTCGATCCCGCGGATCTCCCCGCTCTGCTCGACCTGGCCGTGACCGTCTTCGGGCCGTTCTTCGAGGACTCGTACCGCCCGCACGTCGGCGAGACCGTCTTCGCCAACCGCCACGGCGACTGGCGGGAGGACTACCGGCGGCACCTCGCCCGCCTGCACGCCCCGGAAAGCGGCAAGTTCGCCGCCGTCGCCCGGGCGGACGGGCAGATCGCCGGGTTCACCGGCTGGATCCTCCAGACTGCCGAACAGCACGGTGAGATCGACATCCTGGCCGTCTCCCCGGCGCACCGGCGGCTCGGCATCGGCGCTACGCTCGCCGAACACGCCATGGCACACATGCGCGCCGCGGGTGCGGAGGTGATCTCGATCAGCACCGGCGGAGACGATTTCCACGCTCCGGCTCGTGCGCTGTACGAATCGCTCGGCTTCACGCCGTTCCCGAACGTCAGCTACACGAAGGCGGTGTGA
- a CDS encoding NlpC/P60 family protein, translated as MRRTAAIALLVALGVATPGVGAAVPPPPPNPSDAELQAGRARSQQVAGQVGELANRLAEAESRLLDLQAQVEVKMEDANKARVDLGRAENAYDDARRAAESAAVEAGVAAQHIEQQRQRVDRFVAGSYRQGSQVGSATAFVGSRTPQDVLDRALFLDVISKSELDVQDDLERARVEKVNKDSLARAALEEAEAKRQEADEARRAAEAAERAAVTAQNTQADQARQLETDKSGVEAQLAEARSHVSGLEQQRGQYQGWLADKEREEAAAAQAATQSTGSHVPARPAAPASGRSVEVVISRALSQLGVQYAWGGGNSRGPTRGIRDGGVADSYGDYAKTGFDCSGLMIYAFAGAGISLDHYSGYQYQSGRRVPLSQMRRGDMLFWQTRGRIHHVALYLGNGKMVEAPYSGSRVRVTSVRYGGIAPYAVRML; from the coding sequence GTGCGTAGAACCGCCGCCATCGCGCTGCTCGTCGCCCTCGGGGTGGCGACACCGGGCGTCGGGGCGGCGGTGCCGCCACCGCCGCCGAACCCCAGCGACGCCGAGCTCCAGGCCGGCCGCGCGCGGTCGCAGCAGGTGGCCGGGCAGGTCGGGGAACTGGCGAACCGGCTGGCCGAGGCGGAATCCCGGCTGCTCGACCTGCAGGCGCAGGTCGAGGTCAAGATGGAGGACGCGAACAAGGCGAGGGTCGACCTGGGCCGGGCGGAGAACGCCTACGACGACGCCCGCCGCGCCGCGGAATCGGCCGCCGTCGAGGCAGGCGTGGCCGCCCAGCACATCGAACAGCAGCGCCAGCGCGTGGACCGGTTCGTGGCGGGCAGCTACCGGCAGGGCAGCCAGGTGGGCTCGGCGACCGCGTTCGTCGGTTCCCGGACGCCGCAGGACGTGCTCGACCGGGCGCTGTTCCTGGACGTGATCAGCAAGTCCGAGCTCGACGTGCAGGACGATCTCGAACGCGCCCGCGTGGAAAAGGTCAACAAGGACTCGCTGGCCCGGGCCGCGCTGGAGGAGGCCGAGGCCAAGCGCCAAGAGGCCGACGAAGCCCGCCGCGCGGCGGAGGCGGCCGAGCGGGCGGCGGTCACCGCCCAGAACACCCAGGCCGACCAGGCCCGGCAGCTGGAGACCGACAAGTCCGGGGTCGAGGCGCAGCTGGCCGAGGCCCGCTCGCACGTGTCCGGCCTGGAGCAGCAGCGCGGTCAGTACCAGGGCTGGCTGGCCGACAAGGAGCGCGAGGAGGCGGCTGCGGCGCAGGCCGCCACCCAGTCGACGGGCTCCCACGTCCCGGCGCGGCCGGCGGCCCCGGCCAGCGGCCGGTCGGTCGAGGTGGTGATCAGCCGGGCGCTGTCCCAGCTCGGCGTGCAGTACGCCTGGGGCGGCGGCAACTCGCGCGGGCCGACGCGCGGCATCCGCGACGGGGGAGTGGCCGACTCCTACGGCGACTACGCCAAGACCGGTTTCGACTGCTCCGGGCTGATGATCTACGCGTTCGCCGGCGCGGGCATCTCGCTCGACCACTACAGCGGCTACCAGTACCAGTCCGGGCGCCGGGTGCCGCTGTCGCAGATGCGCCGCGGCGACATGCTGTTCTGGCAGACCCGCGGCCGGATCCACCACGTCGCCCTGTACCTGGGCAACGGCAAGATGGTGGAAGCGCCGTACTCGGGTTCCCGGGTCCGCGTGACGTCGGTCCGCTACGGCGGCATCGCCCCGTACGCGGTCCGCATGCTCTGA
- a CDS encoding SIR2 family NAD-dependent protein deacylase gives MRRGTGDWQRARELFGGARRVTALTGAGVSTSAGIPDFRGPNGVWTKNPAAQRLTDIDSYVADPQVREQAWRNRAEHPAWHAEPSAAHRAFVDLDRSGRLRALLTQNIDELHQRAGLDPDKVLELHGTIFQVVCLDCGAVGPMAATLERVAAGEPDPPCRSCGGILKSATVSFGQSLDPDVIRAAQRAALDCDLFLAAGTSLTVHPAAGLVELAVKAGAQLIICNAEPTPYDELAAAVVRDPLDEVLPGLVGAPLVEPTRPLHTWGDPSTWS, from the coding sequence ATGCGACGAGGCACGGGCGATTGGCAGCGGGCGCGTGAGCTGTTCGGCGGAGCGCGCCGGGTCACCGCCCTGACCGGGGCCGGGGTGTCGACCTCAGCGGGCATTCCCGATTTCCGCGGCCCCAACGGGGTGTGGACCAAGAACCCCGCGGCCCAGCGCCTCACCGACATCGACAGCTACGTCGCCGACCCGCAGGTGCGCGAGCAGGCGTGGCGCAACCGCGCCGAGCACCCGGCCTGGCACGCCGAGCCCAGCGCCGCGCACCGCGCGTTCGTCGACCTGGACCGCTCCGGGCGGCTCCGCGCGCTGCTGACCCAGAACATCGACGAGCTGCACCAGCGCGCCGGCCTGGACCCGGACAAGGTGCTGGAGCTGCACGGCACGATCTTCCAGGTGGTGTGCCTGGACTGCGGTGCGGTCGGCCCGATGGCCGCGACGCTGGAGCGGGTGGCCGCCGGGGAGCCGGATCCGCCCTGCCGGTCCTGCGGCGGCATCCTCAAGTCCGCCACCGTCTCCTTCGGCCAGTCGCTGGATCCCGACGTGATCCGGGCCGCGCAGCGCGCCGCGCTGGACTGCGACCTGTTCCTCGCCGCAGGCACCTCGCTTACCGTCCACCCGGCGGCCGGTCTCGTCGAGCTCGCCGTCAAGGCCGGTGCCCAGCTGATCATCTGCAACGCCGAGCCGACGCCCTACGACGAGCTGGCCGCGGCGGTCGTCCGCGACCCGCTGGACGAGGTGCTGCCCGGACTGGTCGGCGCCCCGCTGGTCGAACCGACCCGCCCGCTGCACACCTGGGGCGACCCGAGCACCTGGTCCTGA
- a CDS encoding nitrate/nitrite transporter yields the protein MTARAPARGSRWIEGWNPEDEEFWETTGRAVARRNLIFSIISEHIGFSVWSIWSVLVLFMSPEIGLPFTAAEKFLLVVTPNLVGAVLRLPYAAAVTRFGGRNWTIFSSAVLLVPAALACYFVQQPGTPLWIFLLIGATAGVGGGNFASSMTNITTFFPQRHQGWALGLNAGGGNLGVAAVQVVGLLVIAVAGSTSPAYVAAVYLPLIVLAALCAALFMDNVDSVRARPGALREAAANRHTWWISLLYIGTFGSFIGYSFAFGLVLQTEFGFTPLQAAGWTFLGPLLGSVARPAGGWLSDRLGGARVTAWTFGGLTAGTAALLLASAQGSFAGYVAAFIALFVLTGVGNGSTYKMIPAIFARGAEDEVTDGGEAIAAFARARRLSGAVIGIAGAIGALGGVGINLAFRASYGGEAASGDSALLVFLGYYLLCVLVTWAIYLRDSRAEAPAARPEAEVTRA from the coding sequence ATGACCGCGAGAGCACCGGCGCGCGGGAGCCGCTGGATCGAGGGCTGGAACCCCGAGGACGAGGAGTTCTGGGAGACCACCGGAAGAGCTGTGGCCCGGCGCAACCTGATCTTCTCGATCATCTCGGAGCACATCGGGTTCTCCGTCTGGAGCATCTGGTCGGTGCTGGTGCTGTTCATGTCGCCGGAGATCGGCCTGCCGTTCACCGCCGCCGAGAAGTTCCTGCTGGTGGTCACGCCGAACCTGGTGGGCGCGGTGCTGCGGCTGCCCTACGCCGCGGCGGTGACCCGCTTCGGCGGCCGCAACTGGACAATCTTCAGCTCCGCGGTGCTGCTGGTGCCCGCCGCGCTGGCCTGCTACTTCGTGCAGCAGCCGGGCACGCCGCTGTGGATCTTCCTGCTCATCGGCGCGACGGCCGGGGTCGGCGGCGGGAACTTCGCCTCGTCGATGACCAACATCACGACGTTCTTCCCGCAGCGGCACCAGGGCTGGGCGCTGGGGCTCAACGCGGGCGGCGGCAACCTCGGGGTGGCGGCGGTGCAGGTCGTCGGCCTGCTGGTGATCGCCGTGGCGGGCAGCACCAGCCCGGCCTACGTCGCGGCGGTCTACCTGCCGCTGATCGTGCTGGCCGCCCTGTGCGCGGCGCTGTTCATGGACAACGTGGACTCGGTGCGGGCCCGGCCCGGCGCGCTCCGGGAGGCCGCCGCGAACCGGCACACCTGGTGGATCTCGCTGCTCTACATCGGCACCTTCGGCTCGTTCATCGGCTACAGCTTCGCCTTCGGCCTGGTGCTGCAGACCGAGTTCGGCTTCACCCCGCTGCAGGCGGCCGGCTGGACCTTCCTCGGCCCGCTGCTGGGTTCGGTCGCCCGCCCGGCAGGCGGGTGGCTCTCGGACCGGCTCGGCGGCGCCCGGGTGACGGCGTGGACGTTCGGCGGCCTGACCGCCGGCACCGCGGCGCTGCTGCTCGCTTCGGCGCAGGGTTCGTTCGCGGGCTACGTGGCGGCGTTCATCGCGCTGTTCGTGCTGACCGGTGTCGGCAACGGGTCGACCTACAAGATGATCCCCGCGATCTTCGCCCGGGGAGCCGAGGACGAGGTCACCGACGGCGGAGAAGCGATCGCGGCCTTCGCCCGCGCCCGCCGGTTGTCCGGCGCGGTCATCGGCATCGCCGGTGCGATCGGCGCGCTCGGCGGCGTGGGCATCAACCTGGCGTTCCGCGCTTCCTACGGCGGCGAGGCCGCCAGCGGCGACTCGGCGCTGCTGGTGTTCCTCGGCTACTACCTGCTCTGCGTGCTCGTGACCTGGGCGATCTACCTGCGGGATTCGCGCGCGGAGGCACCCGCCGCGCGGCCGGAGGCGGAGGTCACCCGTGCCTGA
- a CDS encoding molybdopterin oxidoreductase family protein: MRTVATHCPYCALQCGTQLTRERRGVSVRPTDFPVNRGGLCQKGWTAPALLDVADRLQHPLVRRDGVLTPVDWDTALGVVADGVRRLRDEHGPDAVGVFGGGGLTNEKAYLLGKFARLALGTSQIDYNGRFCMSSAAAAGNAAFGVDRGLPFPVTDLGGADVVLLAGANPAETMPPLMQHLRSAQLIVIDPRRTATAERAALHLQPAPGTDLALVLGLLHVAVVDGWTDEDYIAARTTGFEATRQRAMTWWPERVERVTGVPVSAQRQAVRMLAEAGSGYVLTGRGAEQHSKGTDTVAGFIDLALALGLPGRIGSGYGCLTGQGNGQGGREHGQKADQLPGYRMIDDPRAREHVAGVWGVPPEVLPGPGRSAYELLDALGTANGPRALLVFGSNPVVSAPNAAHIGDRLSTLDLLVVADFVPSETARIADVVLPVTQWAEEEGTMTNLEGRVLRRRRLQVPPGHARSDLEVLHGLAVRLGEPGHRYPTGPREVFDELRRASAGGKADYSGISYERLDAGEALHWPCPDTEHPGTPRLFLDSFAHSDGLARFAAVEHRDPAEGPQEAFPLTATTGRVLAQYQSGAQTRRVAELNEAAPEAFVEIHPDTAHRAGLADGVLARVISPRGSALARVRVVATMRTDTVFLPFHFPGTGRANLLTGDALDPRSRMPEFKVSSVRIEPEVIAG, encoded by the coding sequence CTGCGGACGGTCGCCACGCACTGCCCCTACTGCGCGCTGCAGTGCGGCACCCAGCTGACCCGCGAGCGGCGCGGGGTTTCGGTCCGGCCCACCGATTTCCCGGTCAACCGGGGAGGTCTGTGCCAGAAGGGGTGGACCGCTCCGGCGCTCCTCGACGTGGCGGACCGGTTGCAGCACCCGCTGGTGCGCCGGGACGGCGTGCTCACCCCGGTGGACTGGGACACCGCGCTGGGCGTCGTCGCCGACGGTGTGCGGCGCCTCCGCGACGAGCACGGGCCGGACGCCGTCGGGGTGTTCGGCGGCGGTGGGCTGACCAACGAGAAGGCCTACCTGCTCGGCAAGTTCGCCCGGCTGGCGCTGGGCACCAGCCAGATCGACTACAACGGCCGGTTCTGCATGTCCTCGGCCGCGGCGGCGGGCAATGCCGCGTTCGGGGTGGACCGCGGGCTGCCGTTCCCGGTCACCGACCTCGGCGGCGCGGACGTGGTCCTGCTGGCCGGGGCCAACCCGGCCGAGACGATGCCGCCGCTGATGCAGCACCTGCGCTCCGCCCAGCTGATCGTGATCGACCCGCGCCGCACGGCCACCGCCGAGCGCGCCGCGCTGCACCTGCAACCCGCGCCCGGCACCGATCTGGCGCTGGTGCTGGGACTGCTGCACGTCGCGGTGGTCGACGGCTGGACCGATGAGGACTACATCGCGGCCCGCACGACCGGGTTCGAAGCGACCCGGCAGCGGGCGATGACCTGGTGGCCGGAACGCGTCGAGCGGGTGACCGGGGTTCCGGTGTCCGCGCAGCGCCAGGCGGTGCGGATGCTCGCCGAGGCCGGGAGCGGTTACGTGCTCACCGGGCGCGGCGCGGAGCAGCACAGCAAGGGCACCGACACCGTCGCCGGGTTCATCGACCTCGCGCTCGCGCTCGGCCTGCCGGGCCGGATCGGGAGCGGCTACGGCTGCCTGACCGGGCAGGGCAACGGGCAGGGCGGGCGCGAGCACGGCCAGAAGGCCGACCAGCTGCCCGGCTACCGGATGATCGACGATCCGCGGGCGCGCGAGCACGTGGCCGGGGTCTGGGGCGTGCCGCCCGAGGTGCTGCCGGGCCCGGGTCGCAGCGCCTACGAGCTGCTGGACGCGCTGGGCACCGCGAACGGGCCGCGCGCGCTGCTGGTCTTCGGCTCCAACCCGGTGGTTTCGGCTCCCAACGCCGCGCACATCGGCGATCGTCTCTCCACATTGGACCTGCTGGTGGTGGCCGACTTCGTGCCGTCGGAGACCGCGCGAATAGCCGACGTGGTGCTGCCGGTCACGCAGTGGGCCGAGGAGGAGGGCACCATGACCAACCTGGAGGGCCGGGTCCTGCGGCGCCGCCGGTTGCAGGTGCCGCCCGGGCATGCGCGCAGCGACCTGGAAGTCCTGCACGGCCTGGCCGTGCGGCTGGGCGAGCCGGGCCACCGCTACCCCACCGGCCCGCGCGAGGTCTTCGACGAGCTGCGCCGCGCTTCGGCCGGTGGCAAGGCCGACTACTCCGGGATCAGCTACGAGCGGCTCGACGCCGGCGAAGCGCTGCACTGGCCGTGCCCGGACACCGAGCACCCCGGCACGCCGCGGCTGTTCCTGGACTCCTTCGCCCATTCCGACGGGCTGGCCCGCTTCGCCGCCGTCGAGCACCGCGATCCGGCCGAGGGCCCGCAGGAGGCGTTCCCGCTGACCGCCACCACCGGCCGGGTGCTCGCGCAGTACCAGTCCGGAGCGCAGACCCGGCGGGTCGCCGAGCTCAACGAGGCCGCTCCCGAGGCGTTCGTGGAGATCCACCCGGACACCGCCCACCGCGCCGGACTCGCCGACGGCGTGCTGGCGCGGGTGATCTCCCCGCGCGGCAGCGCGCTCGCGCGGGTGCGGGTGGTCGCCACCATGCGCACCGACACCGTGTTCCTGCCGTTCCACTTCCCCGGGACGGGCCGCGCGAACCTGCTCACCGGCGACGCGCTCGACCCGCGCAGCCGGATGCCGGAGTTCAAGGTCAGCTCGGTGCGCATCGAGCCGGAGGTGATCGCCGGGTGA
- a CDS encoding FAD-dependent oxidoreductase, translated as MSRIVVIGNGPAAHRLVERLRALGRTGPIAVLGEEPHPAYNRVLLGSVLAGELPAEAVRLPDVDAEVRLGVTATGIDRDRRIVRTGTGEEIGYDVLVLATGSRPRLPEITGLVPLRTLADCERIEGATGPLAVLGGGVLGVEAARALVARGHEVTLVHSQPHLMERQLDPVGGRLLAHRLGELGIGIRSGNAVAHRSGRLILDSGEEVPARLAIACTGVVPETTLAVRAGLAVRRGVVVDDQLRTSDPRIHAIGDCAEHDGSTPGLIASAWEQADVLADVLCGGNAGYPGTRAVTRLKARGVELVSIGVLDSADAEVVTLSDPARGRYAKLALRDERIAGAVLLGFPAAIASVTQLHDRDLPVPADRLALLLGTPAAVPGELPVEAVICRCNNVTRKSLTAAWQGGARSVAELARATRATTGCGGCADDVASLCAALAERTEHQKEGVA; from the coding sequence GTGAGCCGGATCGTCGTCATCGGCAACGGCCCGGCCGCGCACCGGCTGGTCGAGCGGCTGCGGGCCTTGGGCCGCACCGGGCCGATCGCGGTGCTGGGCGAGGAACCGCATCCCGCCTACAACCGGGTGCTGCTGGGCTCGGTGCTGGCCGGGGAGCTGCCCGCCGAGGCGGTGCGACTGCCCGATGTGGACGCCGAGGTCCGGTTGGGCGTGACCGCCACCGGGATCGACCGCGACCGCCGGATCGTGCGCACCGGTACCGGCGAGGAGATCGGCTACGACGTCCTGGTGCTGGCGACCGGTTCCCGGCCGCGGCTGCCCGAGATCACCGGGCTCGTACCGCTGCGCACGTTGGCAGACTGCGAACGCATCGAAGGCGCGACCGGTCCGCTGGCCGTGCTGGGCGGCGGGGTGCTCGGTGTCGAAGCGGCGCGGGCGCTGGTGGCGCGAGGTCACGAGGTGACCTTGGTGCACTCGCAGCCGCACCTGATGGAGCGCCAGCTGGATCCGGTCGGTGGCAGGCTGCTGGCCCACCGGCTCGGCGAGCTCGGGATCGGCATCCGGTCCGGGAACGCGGTCGCCCACCGGTCGGGACGGTTGATCCTGGACAGCGGCGAGGAGGTCCCGGCCCGGCTGGCGATCGCCTGCACCGGTGTGGTGCCGGAGACGACGCTGGCCGTGCGGGCCGGGCTGGCGGTGCGTCGCGGGGTCGTGGTGGACGACCAGCTGCGCACCAGCGATCCGCGCATCCACGCCATCGGCGACTGCGCCGAGCACGACGGCAGCACCCCGGGACTGATCGCCTCGGCGTGGGAGCAGGCCGACGTGCTCGCCGACGTGCTCTGCGGCGGGAACGCGGGATATCCCGGCACCCGCGCGGTCACCAGGCTCAAGGCGCGCGGTGTCGAGCTGGTCTCGATCGGCGTCCTCGACAGCGCGGACGCCGAGGTCGTCACGCTCTCCGACCCGGCGCGGGGCCGCTACGCCAAGTTGGCGCTGCGGGACGAGCGGATCGCCGGCGCGGTGCTGCTCGGCTTCCCGGCGGCCATCGCCTCGGTCACGCAGCTGCACGACCGGGATCTGCCGGTGCCCGCCGACCGCCTCGCGCTGCTGCTGGGCACTCCCGCCGCCGTCCCCGGCGAGCTGCCCGTGGAAGCGGTGATCTGCCGCTGCAACAACGTCACCAGGAAGTCGCTGACCGCCGCCTGGCAGGGCGGCGCCCGCTCGGTGGCCGAGCTGGCCAGGGCGACGCGGGCGACCACGGGCTGCGGTGGCTGCGCCGACGACGTCGCGAGCCTCTGCGCAGCCCTGGCCGAACGCACCGAACACCAGAAAGAGGGCGTCGCATGA